CACCCTTGTTGGGTGAACACCACCTTGCTGCATTTCAACGGACTGGTTCCAAACGAACCCATGCTTGGGTCAACGTACAAGCAGCAGAGTGTTTTCGCCGAGGCTCCTTCATTCACATAGAGATTCAAGCCAATGGTTTTTTGTATGGGATGGTCCGCTTACTCGTTGGGATGCTAGTGGACGTTGGACAAGGTAAACTTTCTTTAGCACAGTTCCAAGATATTTGGAAAAACGAGAGACGACACCTTGTAAAATATTCGGCCCCAGCAAAAGGCTTATGTTTACTTAGGGTTGGTTATCCTGAGCCTTTGTTTCCCCCCCATATTTGGTTTGACACCCAGCCAACTTTTCTACTAACTCATTAGTTGAATTCTTTATGCTTATCTAAGCGAAACTTCTATGATTAAGACACCTTTACCAACACAAGAAACCCTCAACCAGAAATGGTATGTGGTCGATGCTGCTGACCAACGCTTGGGTCGTTTGGCCACCGAAGTGGCAAAAGTCCTCCGGGGCAAAAATAAACCAGAATATACTCCCCACATTGATACTGGGGATTTCGTCATTATCGTGAATGCCGATAAGGTCGTTGTGACAGGCCGCAAGCCGGAACAAAAACTCTATCGTCGCCATTCTGGTCGTCCTGGTGGGATGAAGGTCGAAACCTTTAATCAGCTCCAAGATCGGATTCCCGAGCGCATTATTGAGAAAGCCGTGAAGGGGATGTTGCCGAAAAATGCTCTTGGCCGCCGTCTTTTCACAAAGCTCAAGGTCTATGCCAGCGCGGATCACCCCCATGGTGCCCAGCAACCTGAAGTACTCACCATCAATACCATTCCCGGAGGAGATAACTAATGAACGCAACTGCAACCCAAGACCGTGCTGTTTACTGGGGCACTGGTCGTCGTAAATCGTCTATTGCGCGGGTACGTCTTGTCCCTGGCTCTGGTAATGTCGTGGTCAACAACCGCTCCGGAGA
The nucleotide sequence above comes from [Synechococcus] sp. NIES-970. Encoded proteins:
- the rplM gene encoding ribosomal protein L13, whose product is MIKTPLPTQETLNQKWYVVDAADQRLGRLATEVAKVLRGKNKPEYTPHIDTGDFVIIVNADKVVVTGRKPEQKLYRRHSGRPGGMKVETFNQLQDRIPERIIEKAVKGMLPKNALGRRLFTKLKVYASADHPHGAQQPEVLTINTIPGGDN